One stretch of Montipora foliosa isolate CH-2021 unplaced genomic scaffold, ASM3666993v2 scaffold_402, whole genome shotgun sequence DNA includes these proteins:
- the LOC137988016 gene encoding uncharacterized protein, whose protein sequence is MGGSHSIPCNNITREIWQWCKDREIWITPAHIPGVENTEADLASRVFNDQTEWKLDPQVLTDIFTLFGRPVLDLFASRLNYQLLRYVCWIPDPNAVGVDAFTLDWGTQYNYAFPPFSLIPQVLQKLEEDQAEMVLVAPHWPTQFWFPKLTRFLVQNPVLLPSQLNIVYLPFNPGKAHPLRDRLLLMACHLSGKASETKAYRRELKKSSFSPGETQKQYRIYLQKWATFCSRRGVNTIQPSISEVLDFLTELFDGGLGYSVLNTARCALSSVILLDGNKTVGSHPLVNRFLKAVFNARPCVPRYQSIWDTSLVLSYLKTFAPLESLNLKDLTFKLVMLIALVTGQRCQSIYLMDLASMQKNADHYKFVIGDLVKQSAPGRKQPELILPAFKEDNRVCVYSVLTEYIKCTLPHRGGVTRLFLSFVKPFQAVSRDTISRRIKAVMIQSGIDVTVFKPHSTRAASTSKANSCLVPLDIILQAASWKGDCTFRKFYNKPIEGCYEFVCFEER, encoded by the coding sequence ATGGGGGGATCTCACTCCATCCCTTGTAACAATATTACCAGGGAAATATGGCAGTGGTGTAAGGACAGAGAGATCTGGATTACACCAGCGCATATCCCTGGTGTTGAGAATACTGAAGCTGATCTTGCTTCTCGAGTGTTTAATGACCAGACAGAGTGGAAACTTGATCCACAAGTATTGACAGATATTTTTACCCTGTTTGGCAGACCTGTCCTTGATCTGTTTGCGTCTCGACTTAATTACCAATTACTGCGTTATGTATGTTGGATCCCTGATCCTAATGCTGTCGGGGTAGATGCCTTCACGTTAGACTGGGGAACACAATATAACTATGCTTTTCCACCTTTCAGTCTCATTCCACAAGTTCTGCAAAAATTGGAAGAGGACCAAGCAGAGATGGTTCTGGTGGCCCCTCATTGGCCAACTCAATTCTGGTTCCCCAAACTAACAAGGTTCCTTGTACAGAACCCAGTGCTACTTCCCAGTCAGCTCAACATCGTATATCTGCCTTTCAACCCAGGGAAGGCACACCCATTGAGGGATCGACTACTGCTAATGGCATGTCACTTGTCAGGGAAAGCCTCCGAGACCAAGGCGTATCGGAGAGAGCTCAAGAAATCATCCTTCAGTCCTGGAGAGACCCAGAAACAGTACCGAATTTACTTACAGAAGTGGGCTACATTCTGCAGTCGAAGGGGTGTTAATACCATTCAACCATCTATATCAGAGGTCCTAGATTTTCTAACAGAACTGTTTGATGGGGGCCTGGGTTACAGTGTACTCAATACAGCTCGCTGTGCTTTATCATCAGTCATTCTCTTAGATGGAAACAAGACTGTGGGTTCTCACCCATTAGTTAATCGCTTTCTTAAAGCAGTGTTTAATGCCAGGCCATGTGTACCTAGATATCAGTCTATATGGGATACATCACTTGTCCTATCATATCTCAAAACTTTTGCACCACTTGAATCTTTAAATCTTAAAGATCTCACTTTTAAGCTGGTTATGTTAATTGCATTAGTCACAGGCCAGAGATGCCAATCCATTTATCTTATGGATTTAGCTAGCATGCAAAAGAATGCAGATCACTATAAATTTGTTATTGGTGATCTTGTTAAGCAATCTGCACCAGGCAGAAAACAGCCTGAGCTCATTCTTCCAGCTTTTAAGGAAGACAACAGAGTTTGTGTTTACTCAGTTCTTACAGAGTATATTAAGTGCACCCTTCCTCATAGGGGTGGAGTAACTAGGTTGTTTCTTAGTTTTGTTAAACCTTTTCAAGCGGTGTCAAGGGACACCATTTCACGTAGGATTAAGGCTGTTATGATTCAGTCTGGAATTGATGTTACAGTTTTCAAGCCTCACAGCACTAGAGCTGCTTCTACTAGCAAAGCAAATTCATGTCTGGTACCCTTGGATATTATTCTCCAAGCAGCCTCCTGGAAAGGAGATTGTACTTTCCGTAAGTTTTATAACAAACCCATTGAAGGTTGTTACGAGTTcgtatgttttgaggaaaggtag